From a region of the Epinephelus fuscoguttatus linkage group LG21, E.fuscoguttatus.final_Chr_v1 genome:
- the LOC125882192 gene encoding stefin-C-like isoform X1 yields the protein MATDMGGWSETKDATEETQTICDQVKDQVEKQTGKNYRVYKAVKYRDLHLCGGTHYLIKVDVGEDYDHLMVVQVTGTRIPSPPSLSGVEQHKTKDEPLVLFTN from the exons ATGGCTACGGATATGGGAGGATGGAGTGAGACAAAGGACGCCACTGAGGAAACCCAGACGATTTGTGATCAG gtgaaGGACCAagtggagaaacagacaggcaAGAACTACCGGGTATACAAAGCAGTTAAATACAGAGATCTGCATCTGTGTGGAGGAACCCACTACCTTATCAAG GTTGATGTTGGAGAGGACTACGATCATCTGATGGTTGTCCAAGTAACTGGGACGCGGATCCCATCTCCTCCATCACTGAGCGGTGTAGAGCAGCACAAAACCAAAGATGAGCCCCTCGTACTTTTCACCAACTGA
- the LOC125882193 gene encoding stefin-C-like — protein MATDMGGWSETVDATEETQKICDQVKVQVEKQTGKYYREFKAVKYRNLHLMGGTHCLIKVHVGEDYDHLMVVQGAGTQFPTPPSLRGVEQHKTKDDPFEPFTN, from the exons ATGGCTACAGATATGGGAGGATGGAGTGAGACAGTGGACGCCACTGAGGAAACTCAGAAGATTTGTGATCAG gtgaaGGTCCAagtggagaaacagacaggcaAGTACTATAGGGAATTCAAAGCAGTTAAATACAGGAATCTGCATCTGATGGGAGGAACCCACTGCCTCATCAAG GTTCATGTTGGAGAGGACTATGATCATCTGATGGTCGTCCAAGGAGCTGGGACGCAGTTCCCAACTCCTCCATCACTGCGTGGTGTAGAGCAGCACAAAACCAAAGACGACCCCTTCGAACCTTTCACCAACTGA